A single genomic interval of Cucumis sativus cultivar 9930 chromosome 5, Cucumber_9930_V3, whole genome shotgun sequence harbors:
- the LOC101209124 gene encoding actin-depolymerizing factor 2 isoform X2 translates to MANAASGMAVHDDCKLRFLDLKAKRTYRFIVFKIEEKQKQVVVEKLGKPSESYEDFTASLPADECRYAVYDFDFVTEENCQKSRIIFIAWSPDTSKVRSKMIYASSKDRFKRELDGIQVELQATDPTEMGLDVIRSRSG, encoded by the exons ATG GCAAATGCAGCATCAGGGATGGCTGTGCATGATGATTGCAAGCTTAGGTTTCTGGATTTGAAGGCAAAAAGAACCTACCGTTTTATAGTTTTCAAGATTGAGGAAAAGCAGAAGCAGGTTGTGGTGGAAAAGCTTGGCAAGCCATCTGAAAGTTATGAGGACTTCACTGCCAGCCTCCCTGCTGACGAATGCCGATACGCAGTctatgattttgattttgtcaCTGAAGAGAATTGCCAAAAGAGCAGGATTATATTCATTGCATG GTCACCTGATACATCAAAGGTGAGAAGCAAGATGATTTATGCAAGCTCCAAGGACAGGTTCAAGAGGGAGTTAGACGGCATTCAAGTGGAGTTACAAGCAACTGATCCAACTGAGATGGGACTTGATGTTATCAGAAGTCGGTCTGGCTGA
- the LOC101209124 gene encoding actin-depolymerizing factor 2 isoform X1, producing MANAASGMAVHDDCKLRFLDLKAKRTYRFIVFKIEEKQKQVVVEKLGKPSESYEDFTASLPADECRYAVYDFDFVTEENCQKSRIIFIAWSPDTSKVRSKMIYASSKDRFKRELDGIQVELQATDPTEMGLDVIRSRSG from the exons GCAAATGCAGCATCAGGGATGGCTGTGCATGATGATTGCAAGCTTAGGTTTCTGGATTTGAAGGCAAAAAGAACCTACCGTTTTATAGTTTTCAAGATTGAGGAAAAGCAGAAGCAGGTTGTGGTGGAAAAGCTTGGCAAGCCATCTGAAAGTTATGAGGACTTCACTGCCAGCCTCCCTGCTGACGAATGCCGATACGCAGTctatgattttgattttgtcaCTGAAGAGAATTGCCAAAAGAGCAGGATTATATTCATTGCATG GTCACCTGATACATCAAAGGTGAGAAGCAAGATGATTTATGCAAGCTCCAAGGACAGGTTCAAGAGGGAGTTAGACGGCATTCAAGTGGAGTTACAAGCAACTGATCCAACTGAGATGGGACTTGATGTTATCAGAAGTCGGTCTGGCTGA
- the LOC101209373 gene encoding elongator complex protein 1 isoform X1 — MNNLKLYSESSLKLELQTNGEVIQFSAFDIERNRLFFLSSANFIYTTQLTSFHNERMKSVAMLPAEVHPIDVETGDYVTSFDYLMEKEALIVGTRNGALLLFSVDGNGTEIVGMVEGGVKRISPSPDGDLLCIISGLRQILVMTHDWDLMYENTLEDFPEGEPNFSEQNDFEGSISWRGDGKYFVTLSDVETSNTALKKLKIWERDGGSMHASSEVKTFVGGVLEWMPSGAKIAAVYDKKSESECQTVVFFERNGLERSSFCINERIGAKVELLKWNCSSDLLAGIVRCESYDSLKIWFFSNNHWYLKHEIRYSKKDVVRFVWDPTRPLQLFCWTVNGQITMHNFMWTSSIMENSTALVIDDAKILVTPLSLSLMPPPLYLFSLKFSSAVRDVAFFSKNFKNCLAAFLSDGLLCIVEFPAVDVWDELEGKEFNVEASTSESTFGSFQHIVWLDLHKLLVVSHYGSDDYNYVSQGSPNEEPFGFCLLEIDLKSPKDHVLGSPTCSGWGARISNRKFIEGPVVCVASNPAENCSAFIQLNGGKVLKYASRLGFPGEFLKQEDKSFSSSCPWMSVALVDNNGLLKPLLFGLDDVGRLHLNGMVVCNNCSGFSFYSNLGDQITTHLILGTKQDLLCILDISDLLHEKIEEKYNFFQASSKCKEEENRNFIYIWEKSAKIVGVLHGDAAAVILQTARGNLECIYPRKLVLASITNALIQGRFRDALLMVRRHRIDFNVIIDYCGLQAFIQSAVEFVKQVNNFNYITEFVCAIKNKDVTKTLYKNFISSSCTDDNKVGAPRESKDSCVKTKVSLVLLAIRRAVEEHMMESPARELCILTTLARSDPPALEEALERIKVICEIELLNSDVPRRTSYPSSEEALKHLLWLSDPDAVFETALGLYDLKLAAIVAINSERDPKEFIPYLQELEKMPFLLMCYNVDLRLSRFEKALKHIVSAGEDNFSDCINLMKKKPQLFSLGLQLITDNAKRKLVLEAWGDYLSDEKCFEDAAETYLCCSNLEKALKSYRASGNWSQVFIVAGFLKMSEDEILQLAHELCEELQALGKPGEAAKIALEYCGDINRGMALLINARDWEEGLRIAFRYQREDLVTELKNASAECASLLIGEYEEGLEKVGKYLTRYLAVRQRRLLLAAKIKAEESSMNNLDDDTASEASSNLSGMSAYSAGSRRSSAVTMSTTSGRKSREARRQKSRGKIRPGSPGEEMALVEHLKGMTLTAGPRSELKSLLISLVMLGKEETAKKLQRTAESFQLSQMAAVNLADDTISSDIINEQADTLENYVQVLKSEVQKLEAFSWRYKVFLSP, encoded by the exons ATGAATAATTTGAAGCTATATTCCGAGAGTTCTCTCAAACTCGAATTACAAACCAATGGAGAAGTCATACAATTCTCCGCCTTCGACATTGAACGGAATcgtctcttctttctttcctccGCCAATTTCATCTACACTACTCAGCTTACTTCCTTCCAT aatgaaagaatgaaaagcGTAGCCATGTTACCTGCTGAAGTTCATCCTATAGATGTGGAAACTGGAGACTATGTCACGTCGTTTGATTATTTGATGGAGAAAGAAGCGCTGATAGTGGGAACTCGGAACGGAGCTCTTTTGCTGTTCTCTGTGGATGGAAATGGGACTGAAATTGTTGGCATGGTGGAGGGTGGTGTGAAACGTATCTCACCTAGTCCAGATGGGGATTTGTTGTGCATAATTTCTGGGCTTCGGCAGATTTTAGTAATGACTCATGATTGGGATTTGATGTATGAGAACACTCTCGAGGATTTTCCTGAAG GTGAACCAAACTTTTCTGagcaaaatgattttgaaggTTCCATTTCTTGGCGAGGTGATGGGAAATACTTTGTGACTCTAAGCGATGTAGAAACTTCTAATACTGCACTCAAGAAGCTCAAGATCTGGGAGCGAGATGGAGGTTCCATGCATGCTTCATCTGAAGTAAAAACGTTTGTGGGAGGAGTTTTGGAATGGATGCCCAGTGGAGCTAAAATTGCAGCTGTTTATGATAAGAAAAGTGAATCTGAATGTCAGACTGTAGTATTTTTTGAAAGGAACGGATTAGAAAGAAGTTCATTTTGTATTAATGAGCGAATTGGTGCAAAAGTTGAACTTCTAAAGTGGAATTGCAGTTCAGATCTTCTTGCAGGTATTGTCAGATGTGAAAGTTATGATTCTCTTAAGATCTGGTTTTTCAGCAACAACCATTGGTACTTGAAGCATGAAATTCGGTATTCAAAGAAGGATGTGGTTAGGTTTGTATGGGATCCAACAAGGCCTCTTCAGTTATTCTGTTGGACAGTTAATGGACAAATTACTATGCACAACTTTATGTGGACCTCATCTATCATGGAGAACTCAACAGCATTGGTCATTGATGATGCAAAGATACTAGTGACCCCTCTTTCTTTATCCCTCATGCCACCTCCTCTGTATTTATTCAGCTTGAAATTTTCGAGTGCTGTCCGTGATGTGGCCTTTTTCTCTAAGAATTTTAAGAATTGTTTGGCTGCCTTTTTATCAGATGGCCTTTTATGCATTGTTGAGTTTCCTGCAGTTGATGTCTGGGACGAACTAGAAGGAAAGGAATTTAATGTTGAAGCTTCAACTTCTGAATCAACATTTGGCTCCTTTCAGCATATTGTCTGGTTGGACTTGCATAAACTTCTTGTTGTTTCTCATTATGGGTCTGACGATTATAATTATGTCTCTCAAGGCTCCCCAAACGAGGAACCTTTCggattttgtttattggaaATTGATCTTAAATCACCCAAGGATCATGTTCTAGGTTCACCTACATGTTCTGGTTGGGGTGCGAGGATTtctaatagaaaatttattgaaggACCAGTTGTCTGTGTAGCTTCAAATCCTGCTGAAAATTGTTCTGCATTTATACAGCTTAATGGTGGAAAAGTTCTTAAGTATGCGTCTAGATTGGGCTTTCCTGGTGAATTTTTGAAGCAGGAGGATAAGAGTTTTTCATCATCTTGTCCCTGGATGAGTGTGGCGTTGGTGGATAATAATGGGTTATTAAAGCCCCTTCTTTTTGGACTTGATGATGTTGGGAGGCTCCATTTGAATGGGATGGTAGTTTGCAACAATTGtagtggtttttctttttactcaAATTTGGGGGACCAAATAACTACGCATTTGATTTTAGGAACTAAACAGGATTTGCTTTGTATTCTCGACATTTCGGACTTGTTGCatgaaaaaatagaagagaaatacaattttttccAAGCTAGTAGCAAatgcaaagaagaagaaaatagaaacttCATCTATATATGGGAAAAAAGTGCCAAAATTGTTGGTGTTCTGCACGGTGATGCTGCTGCTGTTATATTACAAACAGCTCGAGGAAATCTAGAGTGCATATATCCAAGAAAGTTGGTACTTGCGTCTATCACGAATGCATTGATCCAAGGGCGCTTCAGAGATGCACTTCTTATGGTTAGGCGACATAGGATAGATTTCAATGTCATTATTGATTACTGTGGTTTACAAGCATTTATCCAGTCTGCAGTGGAATTTGTGAAGcaagttaataattttaactacATCACTGAATTTGTTTGTGCCATTAAGAACAAAGATGTAACAAAGACCCtttataaaaactttatatCCAGTTCATGCACGGATGACAATAAAGTTGGAGCACCGAGAGAATCCAAAGATTCTTGTGTAAAAACCAAGGTGTCTTTGGTACTGTTGGCCATAAGGAGGGCTGTTGAGGAGCATATGATGGAAAGTCCAGCAAGAGAACTATGCATTTTAACAACCCTTGCACGTAGTGATCCGCCAGCACTTGAAGAAGCTCTAGAGAGGATAAAAGTTATATGTGAAATTGAGCTACTAAATTCTGATGTTCCAAGGAGAACATCGTATCCTTCTTCTGAAGAAGCTCTGAAACATCTCTTATGGTTGTCTGATCCTGATGCTGTTTTTGAGACTGCTTTAGGACTTTATGATTTAAAACTTGCTGCTATTGTGGCAATAAACTCGGAGCGGGATCCAAAAGAATTTATCCCTTATCTTCAGGAACTGGAGAAGATGCCGTTCCTCTTAATGTGCTATAATGTTGACCTAAGATTGTCAAGATTTGAGAAAGCGTTAAAACATATTGTTTCAGCTGGGGAGGATAATTTTTCTGATTGTATAAAcctaatgaagaaaaaacctCAATTATTCTCTTTGGGACTTCAGTTGATCACAGATAATGCTAAGAGGAAATTAGTCCTTGAGGCCTGGGGTGATTATCTTAGTgatgaaaaatgttttgaagaTGCTGCAGAAACTTATCTTTGCTGTTCCAATTTGGAAAAAGCTTTGAAGTCATATCGTGCTAGTGGTAACTGGAGTCAGGTGTTTATAGTTGCCGGATTTCTTAAAATGAGCGAAGATGAGATATTGCAATTGGCTCATGAACTCTGTGAGGAGCTTCAAGCTCTTGGTAAACCAGGTGAAGCTGCTAAAATTGCGCTCGAGTACTGTGGGGATATTAACCGTGGGATGGCTTTGTTAATTAATGCTAGGGACTGGGAAGAGGGTTTGAGAATTGCTTTTAGGTATCAGAGAGAAGATTTAGTAACAGAACTGAAGAATGCATCTGCAGAATGTGCAAGCTTGCTTATTGGTGAATATGAGGAAGGATTGGAGAAAGTAGGAAAATATTTAACTCGATATTTAGCTGTTCGACAGAGAAGATTACTTCTGGCTGCTAAAATCAAGGCAGAGGAAAGTTCAATGAATAATCTTGATGATGATACTGCATCAGAAGCTAGCAGTAATTTGAGTGGAATGAGTGCTTACTCAGCTGG GAGTAGAAGGAGTTCGGCTGTTACCATGAGCACAACTTCTGGTAGGAAATCAAGAGAGGCAAGACGCCAGAAAAGTAGAGGAAAAATCCGTCCGGGAAG TCCTGGTGAGGAGATGGCTCTTGTAGAGCATTTAAAAGGCATGACTCTAACTGCTGGGCCTAGGTCTGAGCTAAAATCCTTGTTGATTTCCCTTGTGATGCTGGGAAAGGAAGAAACTGCAAAGAAGCTCCAACGAACTGCAGAGAGCTTTCAACTTTCACAAATGGCAGCTGTAAACCTTGCAGATGATACTATTTCTAGTGATATAATAAATGAACAGGCAGACACATTGGAGAATTACGTACAAGTATTGAAGAGTGAAGtccaaaaattggaagctttctcATGGCGTTATAAAGTATTCCTTTCTCCATGA
- the LOC101209373 gene encoding elongator complex protein 1 isoform X2 produces MHASSEVKTFVGGVLEWMPSGAKIAAVYDKKSESECQTVVFFERNGLERSSFCINERIGAKVELLKWNCSSDLLAGIVRCESYDSLKIWFFSNNHWYLKHEIRYSKKDVVRFVWDPTRPLQLFCWTVNGQITMHNFMWTSSIMENSTALVIDDAKILVTPLSLSLMPPPLYLFSLKFSSAVRDVAFFSKNFKNCLAAFLSDGLLCIVEFPAVDVWDELEGKEFNVEASTSESTFGSFQHIVWLDLHKLLVVSHYGSDDYNYVSQGSPNEEPFGFCLLEIDLKSPKDHVLGSPTCSGWGARISNRKFIEGPVVCVASNPAENCSAFIQLNGGKVLKYASRLGFPGEFLKQEDKSFSSSCPWMSVALVDNNGLLKPLLFGLDDVGRLHLNGMVVCNNCSGFSFYSNLGDQITTHLILGTKQDLLCILDISDLLHEKIEEKYNFFQASSKCKEEENRNFIYIWEKSAKIVGVLHGDAAAVILQTARGNLECIYPRKLVLASITNALIQGRFRDALLMVRRHRIDFNVIIDYCGLQAFIQSAVEFVKQVNNFNYITEFVCAIKNKDVTKTLYKNFISSSCTDDNKVGAPRESKDSCVKTKVSLVLLAIRRAVEEHMMESPARELCILTTLARSDPPALEEALERIKVICEIELLNSDVPRRTSYPSSEEALKHLLWLSDPDAVFETALGLYDLKLAAIVAINSERDPKEFIPYLQELEKMPFLLMCYNVDLRLSRFEKALKHIVSAGEDNFSDCINLMKKKPQLFSLGLQLITDNAKRKLVLEAWGDYLSDEKCFEDAAETYLCCSNLEKALKSYRASGNWSQVFIVAGFLKMSEDEILQLAHELCEELQALGKPGEAAKIALEYCGDINRGMALLINARDWEEGLRIAFRYQREDLVTELKNASAECASLLIGEYEEGLEKVGKYLTRYLAVRQRRLLLAAKIKAEESSMNNLDDDTASEASSNLSGMSAYSAGSRRSSAVTMSTTSGRKSREARRQKSRGKIRPGSPGEEMALVEHLKGMTLTAGPRSELKSLLISLVMLGKEETAKKLQRTAESFQLSQMAAVNLADDTISSDIINEQADTLENYVQVLKSEVQKLEAFSWRYKVFLSP; encoded by the exons ATGCATGCTTCATCTGAAGTAAAAACGTTTGTGGGAGGAGTTTTGGAATGGATGCCCAGTGGAGCTAAAATTGCAGCTGTTTATGATAAGAAAAGTGAATCTGAATGTCAGACTGTAGTATTTTTTGAAAGGAACGGATTAGAAAGAAGTTCATTTTGTATTAATGAGCGAATTGGTGCAAAAGTTGAACTTCTAAAGTGGAATTGCAGTTCAGATCTTCTTGCAGGTATTGTCAGATGTGAAAGTTATGATTCTCTTAAGATCTGGTTTTTCAGCAACAACCATTGGTACTTGAAGCATGAAATTCGGTATTCAAAGAAGGATGTGGTTAGGTTTGTATGGGATCCAACAAGGCCTCTTCAGTTATTCTGTTGGACAGTTAATGGACAAATTACTATGCACAACTTTATGTGGACCTCATCTATCATGGAGAACTCAACAGCATTGGTCATTGATGATGCAAAGATACTAGTGACCCCTCTTTCTTTATCCCTCATGCCACCTCCTCTGTATTTATTCAGCTTGAAATTTTCGAGTGCTGTCCGTGATGTGGCCTTTTTCTCTAAGAATTTTAAGAATTGTTTGGCTGCCTTTTTATCAGATGGCCTTTTATGCATTGTTGAGTTTCCTGCAGTTGATGTCTGGGACGAACTAGAAGGAAAGGAATTTAATGTTGAAGCTTCAACTTCTGAATCAACATTTGGCTCCTTTCAGCATATTGTCTGGTTGGACTTGCATAAACTTCTTGTTGTTTCTCATTATGGGTCTGACGATTATAATTATGTCTCTCAAGGCTCCCCAAACGAGGAACCTTTCggattttgtttattggaaATTGATCTTAAATCACCCAAGGATCATGTTCTAGGTTCACCTACATGTTCTGGTTGGGGTGCGAGGATTtctaatagaaaatttattgaaggACCAGTTGTCTGTGTAGCTTCAAATCCTGCTGAAAATTGTTCTGCATTTATACAGCTTAATGGTGGAAAAGTTCTTAAGTATGCGTCTAGATTGGGCTTTCCTGGTGAATTTTTGAAGCAGGAGGATAAGAGTTTTTCATCATCTTGTCCCTGGATGAGTGTGGCGTTGGTGGATAATAATGGGTTATTAAAGCCCCTTCTTTTTGGACTTGATGATGTTGGGAGGCTCCATTTGAATGGGATGGTAGTTTGCAACAATTGtagtggtttttctttttactcaAATTTGGGGGACCAAATAACTACGCATTTGATTTTAGGAACTAAACAGGATTTGCTTTGTATTCTCGACATTTCGGACTTGTTGCatgaaaaaatagaagagaaatacaattttttccAAGCTAGTAGCAAatgcaaagaagaagaaaatagaaacttCATCTATATATGGGAAAAAAGTGCCAAAATTGTTGGTGTTCTGCACGGTGATGCTGCTGCTGTTATATTACAAACAGCTCGAGGAAATCTAGAGTGCATATATCCAAGAAAGTTGGTACTTGCGTCTATCACGAATGCATTGATCCAAGGGCGCTTCAGAGATGCACTTCTTATGGTTAGGCGACATAGGATAGATTTCAATGTCATTATTGATTACTGTGGTTTACAAGCATTTATCCAGTCTGCAGTGGAATTTGTGAAGcaagttaataattttaactacATCACTGAATTTGTTTGTGCCATTAAGAACAAAGATGTAACAAAGACCCtttataaaaactttatatCCAGTTCATGCACGGATGACAATAAAGTTGGAGCACCGAGAGAATCCAAAGATTCTTGTGTAAAAACCAAGGTGTCTTTGGTACTGTTGGCCATAAGGAGGGCTGTTGAGGAGCATATGATGGAAAGTCCAGCAAGAGAACTATGCATTTTAACAACCCTTGCACGTAGTGATCCGCCAGCACTTGAAGAAGCTCTAGAGAGGATAAAAGTTATATGTGAAATTGAGCTACTAAATTCTGATGTTCCAAGGAGAACATCGTATCCTTCTTCTGAAGAAGCTCTGAAACATCTCTTATGGTTGTCTGATCCTGATGCTGTTTTTGAGACTGCTTTAGGACTTTATGATTTAAAACTTGCTGCTATTGTGGCAATAAACTCGGAGCGGGATCCAAAAGAATTTATCCCTTATCTTCAGGAACTGGAGAAGATGCCGTTCCTCTTAATGTGCTATAATGTTGACCTAAGATTGTCAAGATTTGAGAAAGCGTTAAAACATATTGTTTCAGCTGGGGAGGATAATTTTTCTGATTGTATAAAcctaatgaagaaaaaacctCAATTATTCTCTTTGGGACTTCAGTTGATCACAGATAATGCTAAGAGGAAATTAGTCCTTGAGGCCTGGGGTGATTATCTTAGTgatgaaaaatgttttgaagaTGCTGCAGAAACTTATCTTTGCTGTTCCAATTTGGAAAAAGCTTTGAAGTCATATCGTGCTAGTGGTAACTGGAGTCAGGTGTTTATAGTTGCCGGATTTCTTAAAATGAGCGAAGATGAGATATTGCAATTGGCTCATGAACTCTGTGAGGAGCTTCAAGCTCTTGGTAAACCAGGTGAAGCTGCTAAAATTGCGCTCGAGTACTGTGGGGATATTAACCGTGGGATGGCTTTGTTAATTAATGCTAGGGACTGGGAAGAGGGTTTGAGAATTGCTTTTAGGTATCAGAGAGAAGATTTAGTAACAGAACTGAAGAATGCATCTGCAGAATGTGCAAGCTTGCTTATTGGTGAATATGAGGAAGGATTGGAGAAAGTAGGAAAATATTTAACTCGATATTTAGCTGTTCGACAGAGAAGATTACTTCTGGCTGCTAAAATCAAGGCAGAGGAAAGTTCAATGAATAATCTTGATGATGATACTGCATCAGAAGCTAGCAGTAATTTGAGTGGAATGAGTGCTTACTCAGCTGG GAGTAGAAGGAGTTCGGCTGTTACCATGAGCACAACTTCTGGTAGGAAATCAAGAGAGGCAAGACGCCAGAAAAGTAGAGGAAAAATCCGTCCGGGAAG TCCTGGTGAGGAGATGGCTCTTGTAGAGCATTTAAAAGGCATGACTCTAACTGCTGGGCCTAGGTCTGAGCTAAAATCCTTGTTGATTTCCCTTGTGATGCTGGGAAAGGAAGAAACTGCAAAGAAGCTCCAACGAACTGCAGAGAGCTTTCAACTTTCACAAATGGCAGCTGTAAACCTTGCAGATGATACTATTTCTAGTGATATAATAAATGAACAGGCAGACACATTGGAGAATTACGTACAAGTATTGAAGAGTGAAGtccaaaaattggaagctttctcATGGCGTTATAAAGTATTCCTTTCTCCATGA